In a single window of the Zea mays cultivar B73 chromosome 5, Zm-B73-REFERENCE-NAM-5.0, whole genome shotgun sequence genome:
- the LOC103626453 gene encoding endoglucanase 18-like precursor, producing the protein MARRCCGCSVRCCCCLLVLTLLALAVTAAVVFARYKDGGNIFPIPGLPDPKYAEALAVALRFFQVQKSGKLVNNTIPWRGDSALRDGEDAKLDLSRGMYDAGDHVKFGFTMAFTGTMLSWSVLEYGDAMSDAQQRDAAMDALGWIMEFLVNAHPSDDVLYIQVGDPKSDHKCWERPETMSEKRPLTKITAKSPGSDVAAETAAAMAAASLVYKPGNATYASSLLDHAERLFKFADAHRGSYTRTFPELSAYYNSTTYQDELLWAAAWLYHATGNHSYLSYATGRNADEFADLGNPRYFSWDDKRAGTEVLLSRVMFFAGDGSDAGQDEVLGSYKDTADAVMCILLPESDTAAFRTEGGLLYVAEWNSLQHPVASAFLANVYSNYMATSGKSELTCSGKSFTALDLRRFAKSQADYVLGDNPMKLSYLVGFGDSYPQRVHHRGASIPAGVDTGCDGQEWLKSPEPNPNVATGALVGGPFKNDSFVDDRENVQQNEPTTYNSALVVGLLSGLLSTAPVAKSLS; encoded by the exons ATGGCGCGGAGGTGCTGCGGCTGCAGCGTGCGGTGCTGTTGCTGCCTCCTGGTGCTGACGCTGCTCGCGCTCGCGGTCACGGCCGCCGTCGTGTTCGCCCGCTACAAGGACGGCGGCAACATCTTCCCCATCCCCGGCTTGCCGGACCCCAAGTATGCCGAGGCGCTCGCCGTGGCGCTCCGCTTCTTCCAGGTCCAAAAAT CCGGGAAGCTGGTGAACAACACGATCCCGTGGCGAGGTGACTCGGCGCTGCGCGACGGCGAGGATGCCAAGCTGGACCTGTCCAGGGGCATGTACGACGCGGGCGACCACGTGAAGTTCGGGTTCACGATGGCGTTCACGGGCACCATGCTGTCGTGGTCCGTCCTCGAGTACGGCGACGCCATGAGCGACGCCCAGCAGCGCGACGCCGCCATGGACGCGCTGGGCTGGATCATGGAGTTCCTCGTCAACGCGCACCCCTCTGACGACGTGCTCTACATCCAG GTGGGCGACCCGAAATCGGACCACAAGTGCTGGGAGCGGCCGGAGACGATGTCGGAGAAGAGGCCGCTGACGAAGATCACCGCGAAATCCCCCGGCAGCGACGTGGCCGCGGAGacggcggcggccatggccgCGGCGTCGCTGGTGTACAAGCCCGGCAACGCGACGTACGCGTCGTCGCTCCTGGACCACGCCGAGCGGCTGTTCAAGTTCGCCGATGCGCACCGGGGCTCCTACACGCGCACGTTCCCGGAGCTCAGCGCCTACTACAACTCCACGACGTACCAGGACGAGCTCCTGTGGGCGGCCGCCTGGCTGTACCACGCCACCGGCAACCACAGCTACCTGAGCTACGCCACCGGCAGGAACGCCGACGAGTTCGCCGACCTGGGCAACCCTAGGTACTTCAGCTGGGATGACAAACGCGCCGGCACCGAG GTTCTCTTGTCCAGGGTGATGTTCTTCGCCGGAGATGGATCTGATGCCGGACAAGACGAGGTCCTTGGGTCGTATAAGGACACCGCCGACGCCGTCATGTGCATCCTCCTACCGGAGTCGGACACTGCGGCTTTCAGAACAGAAG GGGGGTTACTGTACGTGGCGGAGTGGAACTCGCTGCAGCACCCGGTGGCGTCAGCGTTCCTCGCCAACGTCTACAGCAACTACATGGCGACGTCGGGGAAGTCGGAGCTGACCTGCAGCGGCAAGAGCTTCACGGCGCTGGACCTCCGCAGGTTCGCCAAGTCCCAGGCGGACTACGTCCTCGGCGACAACCCCATGAAGCTGAGCTACCTCGTCGGCTTCGGGGACAGCTACCCGCAGCGGGTGCACCACCGCGGCGCGTCCATCCCCGCCGGCGTCGACACCGGCTGCGACGGCCAGGAGTGGCTCAAGTCGCCTGAGCCCAACCCGAATGTCGCCACGGGCGCGCTGGTCGGCGGGCCGTTCAAGAACGACTCGTTCGTCGACGACAGGGAGAACGTGCAGCAGAACGAGCCGACCACGTACAACAGCGCGCTCGTCGTCGGCTTGCTCTCCGGCCTCCTCTCAACTGCCCCCGTCGCCAAGTCCCTCTCGTGA
- the LOC100276210 gene encoding uncharacterized protein, with translation MKHLHLSSSLPLLLHRPSKPHLLHPSRRRASIRNAASGGGSGEPTPAAETASGTSPPAAAKPAGVKDRLKARNQARRVRLDSPPPEVVVVPKKKPAPAASSSPVPKKKVGRKGWEEMSLGEKAVDLYVGEKGLLFWLNKFAYASIFIMVGAWVLFRFVGPSLGLYQLDAPPLPPTAVFSGGSP, from the coding sequence ATGAAGCACCTCCACCTCTCATCTTCTCTTCCTCTCCTCCTCCACCGCCCCTCCAAGCCCCATCTCCtccaccctagccgccgccgcgccTCCATCCGCAACGCCGCATCCGGCGGCGGCTCCGGCGAACCCACCCCCGCCGCGGAAACGGCCTCAGGTACCTCTCCGCCAGCCGCTGCCAAGCCCGCCGGCGTCAAGGACCGCCTCAAGGCGAGGAACCAGGCCCGCCGGGTCCGGCTGGACTCCCCGCCGccggaggtggtggtggtgccgAAGAAGAAGCCCGCCCCCGCCGCGTCGTCGTCTCCTGTGCCGAAGAAGAAGGTCGGGCGGAAGGggtgggaggagatgagcctgggcGAGAAGGCCGTGGACCTCTACGTCGGCGAGAAGGGCCTGCTCTTCTGGCTCAACAAGTTCGCCTACGCCTCCATCTTCATCATGGTCGGCGCCTGGGTCCTGTTCCGCTTCGTCGGCCCCTCGCTCGGCCTCTACCAGCTCGACGCCCCGCCGCTGCCGCCCACCGCCGTGTTCAGCGGCGGCTCGCCGTGA